One window of the Brevundimonas goettingensis genome contains the following:
- a CDS encoding ROK family protein: MAVPEEAPLVAGIELGGTKCVVLLATGPDDIRAEARIATTTPQETLDAIEDRLREWRIKHRFQAIGVAGFGPLALDPRRPDYGCIVNTPKPGWDGTSLIQRALRFGVPVGLDTDVNAAALAEGRWGGAQGLQSWAYVTVGTGIGVGAIVEGRPIRGLGHAELGHLRVPRLKGRSWPGACPYHGDCVEGIASGPAIAIQAGFPAESLSRTDPVWDDVVHALTGCFHNLVLTTAPERILIGGGVGLGQPHLIPRIRKALAESLNGYAVAPRIAEDIEAFLAHPSLGNRAGPLGSIALALGSLATVEAAPILRSAQACA, from the coding sequence ATGGCGGTGCCTGAAGAGGCCCCGCTGGTCGCGGGGATCGAACTGGGCGGCACCAAATGCGTCGTCCTGCTGGCCACGGGTCCAGACGACATCCGCGCCGAGGCCCGGATCGCCACCACCACCCCGCAGGAGACGCTCGACGCCATCGAGGACCGGCTCAGGGAATGGCGGATCAAACACCGGTTCCAAGCCATCGGCGTCGCCGGCTTTGGCCCGCTGGCGCTTGATCCGCGACGCCCGGACTATGGCTGCATCGTCAACACGCCCAAGCCGGGCTGGGACGGGACCTCCCTGATCCAGCGCGCCCTGCGCTTCGGCGTGCCGGTGGGACTGGACACCGACGTCAACGCCGCCGCCCTGGCCGAAGGCCGGTGGGGCGGCGCGCAGGGGCTGCAGTCCTGGGCCTATGTCACCGTCGGCACCGGCATCGGCGTCGGAGCCATCGTCGAAGGCCGCCCGATCCGGGGACTGGGCCACGCCGAGCTCGGCCATCTGAGAGTGCCCCGTCTCAAGGGCCGATCCTGGCCGGGCGCCTGCCCCTACCACGGCGACTGCGTCGAAGGGATCGCCTCGGGCCCGGCCATCGCCATCCAGGCGGGCTTCCCGGCCGAAAGTCTGAGCCGGACCGATCCGGTGTGGGACGACGTCGTCCACGCCCTGACCGGCTGCTTCCACAATCTGGTCCTGACCACCGCGCCTGAGCGCATCCTGATCGGCGGCGGCGTCGGCCTAGGTCAGCCGCACCTGATCCCCCGCATCCGTAAGGCCTTGGCCGAGAGCCTGAACGGCTATGCTGTCGCGCCGCGCATCGCGGAAGACATCGAGGCCTTCCTCGCCCATCCATCGCTCGGCAACCGGGCCGGACCGCTCGGCTCGATCGCTTTGGCGCTCGGAAGCCTGGCGACTGTCGAGGCCGCCCCCATCCTTCGGTCGGCACAGGCCTGCGCATAA
- a CDS encoding carboxylesterase/lipase family protein, producing MTEPVVTTRSGPVRGTTTNGVWRFLGIPYAAAPVGERRFALPEPHAPWDEWDGREKGPSAPWLLKDFPALDLAPLVGSGWDKGEDYLNLNIWTPEGAKGGLPVMVWIHGGGWVGGSAMAPVQDGTAFARDGVILVSITYRLGVDGFMPIPGAPLNLGLHDTIAALRWVQDNIAAFGGDPANVTVFGESAGAMSIGDLVPSPAAKGLFRRAIIQSGHGSIVRPLSVAQRVTKKMAKLMGVAPTLAGFRSASIERGLAALEKISLPTTRINMRDEEGRDPTFGVSRFAPVVGDDIIPIKPLDALKQGAGAEIDVLIGTNSEEMNLYFVPTGVKAKVGKLLAWFVLSRSAPHAGATLKAYRKPGGKPGEALTEAMGDLMFRWPARVYAAAHKGRTHMYEFGWGSTAFEGQLGACHAVEVPFVFDTLPTGTGPRGFLGAAPPQALADHVHRIWVDYARDGSLPWPEFDAQTRQVYRPEKGAAEHETELPCAPFWS from the coding sequence ATGACCGAACCCGTCGTCACGACTCGCAGCGGCCCCGTCCGGGGGACGACCACCAACGGCGTCTGGCGCTTCCTCGGCATTCCCTATGCGGCCGCGCCCGTCGGGGAGCGCCGCTTCGCCCTGCCCGAGCCGCACGCGCCCTGGGACGAGTGGGACGGCCGCGAGAAGGGGCCGAGCGCCCCCTGGCTGCTCAAGGACTTTCCTGCGCTGGACCTCGCCCCGCTGGTCGGTTCGGGCTGGGACAAGGGCGAGGACTATCTGAACCTCAACATCTGGACGCCCGAGGGCGCCAAAGGCGGCCTGCCGGTCATGGTCTGGATCCACGGCGGCGGCTGGGTCGGCGGGTCGGCGATGGCGCCGGTGCAGGACGGAACCGCCTTCGCCCGTGACGGCGTCATCCTGGTCTCGATCACCTATCGCCTCGGCGTCGACGGCTTCATGCCCATCCCCGGCGCGCCGCTGAACCTGGGCCTGCACGACACGATCGCCGCGCTGCGCTGGGTGCAGGACAATATCGCGGCCTTCGGCGGAGATCCGGCCAATGTCACCGTCTTCGGCGAGTCGGCCGGCGCCATGTCGATCGGCGATCTGGTCCCCTCCCCGGCGGCGAAGGGGCTGTTCCGCCGCGCCATCATCCAGAGCGGTCACGGCTCCATCGTCCGCCCCCTGTCGGTCGCCCAGCGTGTCACGAAAAAGATGGCGAAGCTGATGGGCGTCGCCCCGACCCTGGCGGGCTTCCGCTCGGCCTCCATCGAGCGCGGCCTTGCGGCGCTGGAGAAGATTTCCCTGCCGACCACCCGCATAAACATGCGCGACGAGGAGGGCCGCGATCCGACCTTCGGCGTCAGCCGCTTCGCCCCCGTGGTCGGCGACGACATCATCCCGATCAAGCCGCTGGACGCCCTGAAGCAGGGCGCGGGGGCCGAGATCGATGTCCTGATCGGCACCAACAGCGAGGAGATGAACCTCTACTTCGTGCCCACCGGGGTGAAGGCCAAGGTTGGCAAGCTGCTGGCCTGGTTCGTCCTCAGCCGGTCGGCGCCGCACGCCGGGGCGACGCTGAAAGCCTATCGCAAGCCCGGCGGCAAACCCGGCGAGGCCCTGACTGAGGCCATGGGCGACCTGATGTTCCGCTGGCCGGCCCGGGTCTATGCCGCCGCGCACAAGGGCCGGACCCATATGTACGAGTTCGGCTGGGGCTCGACCGCCTTCGAGGGCCAGCTCGGCGCCTGCCATGCGGTCGAGGTGCCGTTCGTGTTCGACACCCTGCCGACCGGGACCGGACCCAGGGGCTTCCTCGGCGCGGCCCCGCCCCAGGCCCTGGCCGACCACGTCCACAGGATCTGGGTCGACTACGCCCGCGACGGCTCCCTGCCCTGGCCGGAGTTCGACGCCCAGACCCGTCAGGTCTACCGGCCTGAGAAGGGCGCCGCCGAGCACGAGACCGAACTTCCCTGCGCCCCCTTCTGGTCCTGA
- a CDS encoding AAA family ATPase, with amino-acid sequence MTQPTDRFEGASNPSRFEGTSNYIATDDLKVAVNASVALQRPLLIKGEPGTGKTVLAYEMARALNAPLITWHVKSTTKAHNGLYEYDAVSRLRDSQLGDARVNDVRNYLKKGKLWEAFTSPVRPVLLIDEIDKADIEFPNDLLQELDRMEFYVQETDETIRAEVRPVVVITSNNEKELPDAFLRRCFFHYIRFPDDQTMRSIIEVHFPGIKQRLVSEALKTFYEIRDTPGLKKKPSTSELLDWLKLLMVEDIDPETLREKTPNKLIPPLHGALLKNEQDVHLFERLAFLNRREGARPGS; translated from the coding sequence ATGACCCAGCCGACCGACCGGTTCGAGGGCGCCTCGAACCCATCCCGTTTTGAAGGGACGTCGAACTATATCGCCACCGACGACCTCAAGGTCGCGGTCAACGCCTCGGTCGCCCTGCAGCGGCCCCTGCTGATCAAGGGCGAGCCCGGCACCGGCAAGACCGTCCTGGCCTATGAGATGGCCCGGGCCCTCAACGCCCCCCTGATCACCTGGCACGTCAAGTCGACGACCAAGGCCCACAATGGTCTGTACGAATACGACGCCGTCAGCCGCTTGCGGGACTCCCAGCTCGGCGACGCCCGGGTCAACGACGTCCGCAACTATCTGAAGAAGGGCAAGCTTTGGGAGGCCTTCACCTCCCCCGTCCGCCCCGTCCTGCTGATCGACGAGATCGACAAGGCCGACATCGAGTTCCCGAACGACCTGCTCCAGGAACTCGACCGCATGGAGTTCTACGTCCAGGAGACGGACGAGACGATCCGCGCCGAGGTCCGCCCGGTCGTGGTCATCACCTCGAACAACGAGAAGGAACTGCCCGACGCCTTCCTGCGCCGCTGCTTCTTCCACTACATCCGCTTCCCCGACGACCAGACGATGCGGTCGATCATCGAGGTCCACTTCCCCGGCATCAAGCAACGCCTTGTCTCCGAGGCCCTCAAGACCTTCTACGAGATACGCGACACGCCGGGCCTTAAGAAGAAACCCTCGACCTCCGAGCTGCTCGACTGGCTCAAGCTGTTGATGGTCGAGGACATCGACCCCGAGACCCTGCGCGAGAAGACGCCCAACAAGCTGATCCCGCCGCTGCACGGGGCCCTGTTGAAGAACGAGCAGGACGTTCACCTGTTCGAGCGTCTGGCGTTCCTGAACCGCCGCGAAGGCGCCCGCCCCGGGTCCTGA
- a CDS encoding methyltransferase type 11 translates to MPRLTSPRLTSPRLTSLAVCLAVLAPALALGACDNGGVRITTTRSDTDAKGVLKVVDALQCPDSLGSLTRKGSARADGAVCTYTGPRGAEVELHLVTLGDDGADPILKRFEAGLLAVMPQTAADISRSAADSARADAEAARADAESARAEADAARAEAAAEAGAYAGAGAGANAGGDSAHVSAPGMRVDAEGDRASVHMPGIHVEADGDKADVRIGGITIHANDGEGTVNGQLTTGDNEKAVSFKARDDAAEIRTRSPGEAVRQTYLLTDNRPSPNGWRTVGYEARGPRTGPIVVATVRSRERNADGVFDDAKELVTLNVGE, encoded by the coding sequence ATGCCCCGCCTGACCTCCCCCCGCCTGACCTCCCCGCGTTTGACATCTCTGGCCGTCTGCCTCGCCGTCTTGGCGCCGGCTCTCGCCCTGGGAGCCTGTGACAACGGCGGCGTCCGCATCACCACGACCCGCTCCGACACCGACGCCAAGGGCGTGCTCAAGGTCGTCGACGCCCTGCAATGCCCCGACAGCCTGGGGTCCCTGACCCGCAAGGGCTCGGCGCGGGCGGACGGCGCCGTCTGCACCTACACCGGCCCGCGCGGGGCCGAGGTCGAGCTCCACCTCGTCACCCTGGGCGACGACGGCGCCGATCCCATCCTCAAACGCTTCGAGGCCGGCCTCCTGGCCGTCATGCCCCAGACGGCCGCCGACATCAGCCGCTCCGCCGCCGACAGCGCCCGTGCGGACGCCGAGGCCGCCCGGGCCGACGCCGAGTCTGCTCGCGCCGAGGCTGACGCCGCCCGGGCCGAGGCCGCCGCCGAGGCCGGGGCCTATGCCGGCGCCGGCGCCGGAGCCAATGCAGGCGGCGACAGCGCCCACGTCAGCGCCCCCGGCATGCGGGTCGACGCCGAGGGCGACCGCGCCTCCGTCCACATGCCCGGCATCCATGTCGAGGCCGACGGCGACAAGGCCGACGTCCGCATCGGCGGCATCACCATCCACGCCAACGACGGCGAGGGCACGGTCAACGGCCAGCTGACCACCGGCGACAACGAGAAGGCGGTCAGCTTCAAGGCTCGCGATGACGCCGCCGAGATCCGCACCCGCTCGCCCGGCGAGGCCGTGCGCCAGACCTATCTCCTGACCGACAACCGCCCCTCTCCGAACGGCTGGCGCACGGTGGGCTATGAGGCGCGCGGTCCGCGCACCGGCCCGATCGTCGTGGCCACCGTCCGCTCGCGCGAGCGCAACGCCGACGGCGTCTTCGACGACGCCAAGGAGCTCGTGACCCTCAACGTCGGCGAATAG
- a CDS encoding tetratricopeptide repeat protein: protein MSVLAADPSAPQEEAHALMPVAQGGAGDAASPEAIRRLSKALAGDRTSIKAQKKAIETLKAALASVRMGDYAGGANRALHVLKTDERNALAWHVLAICREKSGHLSNALTAYEAALALHPENPDIAHDLGRLAQRLGHLEIAEKLLLKFLNANPGHIEGVNNLACVMRDQKRYDDAIELLREMIQIEPTDPTLWNTLGTVLSDQGQMAQSMTFFDESLRIDPTFAKARYNRANARQPLGDHEGALEDLDAAIPGAEGPYEAAMMVMAKALTLMGMGRLKEGFETYEIRLDPDLTEAMHVLVDCPRWDPKTEDVAGKRLLVVGEQGIADEMVFGTVLPDIVEAVGPTGKVFIAVEPRLVELYQRTFPTAVVGGHRAVRIEGRLTRFVPFMEEIAEQDGPDGGKADCWVPMASLAAVYRQDLSDFPDRDGYLVPDPAKVAHWKAELEKLGPGLKVGLHWKSSVLTGVRARYFSNFERWAPVLTAPGCVMVNLQCGDVSDDLAAAEAAGARIWTPPINLKDDLDDLAALSNALDLVIGPGIAGTNMAAASGARTWLIHAPDDWHLLATDRYPFYPRVRTFATGGFDGWPRAIAEVRAALDQVVKSGF from the coding sequence ATGTCCGTACTCGCCGCCGACCCTTCCGCCCCTCAGGAGGAAGCCCACGCCCTGATGCCGGTCGCGCAAGGGGGCGCCGGCGACGCCGCCTCGCCCGAGGCCATCCGCCGCCTGTCGAAGGCGCTCGCCGGCGACCGCACCTCGATCAAGGCCCAGAAGAAGGCGATCGAAACTCTCAAGGCCGCCCTCGCCTCGGTCCGCATGGGCGATTACGCCGGCGGCGCCAACCGCGCCCTGCACGTGCTCAAGACCGACGAGCGCAATGCCCTCGCCTGGCACGTCCTGGCCATCTGCCGCGAGAAGAGCGGCCACCTGTCCAACGCCCTCACCGCCTATGAGGCGGCCTTGGCCCTCCACCCCGAAAACCCGGACATCGCCCACGATCTCGGCCGCCTGGCCCAGCGCCTCGGCCATCTCGAGATCGCCGAGAAACTGCTGCTGAAGTTCCTCAACGCCAACCCGGGCCATATCGAGGGCGTCAACAACCTGGCCTGCGTGATGCGCGACCAGAAGCGCTATGACGACGCCATCGAGCTCCTGCGCGAGATGATCCAGATCGAGCCCACCGACCCGACCCTCTGGAACACCCTCGGCACCGTCCTCAGCGATCAGGGCCAGATGGCCCAGTCGATGACCTTCTTCGACGAATCCCTGCGCATAGACCCGACCTTCGCCAAGGCCCGCTACAACCGCGCCAACGCCCGCCAGCCGCTCGGCGACCACGAAGGCGCGCTGGAAGACCTCGACGCCGCCATTCCCGGCGCCGAGGGGCCTTATGAGGCCGCCATGATGGTCATGGCCAAGGCCCTGACCCTGATGGGCATGGGGCGGCTCAAGGAGGGCTTCGAGACCTACGAAATCCGCCTCGACCCCGACCTCACCGAGGCCATGCATGTCCTCGTCGACTGCCCGCGCTGGGATCCGAAGACCGAGGACGTCGCCGGCAAGCGGCTGCTGGTCGTCGGCGAACAGGGCATCGCCGACGAAATGGTCTTCGGCACCGTCCTGCCCGACATCGTCGAGGCCGTCGGCCCGACCGGCAAGGTCTTCATCGCCGTCGAACCGCGCCTCGTCGAACTCTATCAGCGCACCTTCCCGACCGCCGTCGTCGGTGGCCACCGCGCCGTCCGCATCGAAGGCCGCCTGACCCGCTTCGTCCCCTTCATGGAAGAGATCGCCGAGCAGGATGGCCCCGACGGCGGCAAGGCCGACTGCTGGGTCCCCATGGCCAGCCTCGCGGCCGTCTACCGCCAGGACCTGTCGGACTTCCCCGACCGTGACGGCTATCTGGTCCCCGACCCGGCCAAGGTCGCCCACTGGAAGGCGGAGCTGGAGAAGCTCGGCCCCGGCCTCAAGGTCGGTCTGCACTGGAAGAGCTCGGTCCTGACCGGCGTGCGCGCCCGCTACTTCTCCAACTTCGAGCGCTGGGCCCCCGTCCTGACCGCCCCGGGCTGCGTCATGGTCAACCTCCAGTGCGGCGACGTCTCCGACGACCTGGCGGCGGCCGAGGCGGCGGGCGCCAGGATCTGGACCCCGCCGATCAACCTCAAGGACGACCTCGACGACCTGGCCGCCCTGTCCAACGCCCTGGACCTCGTCATCGGCCCGGGCATCGCAGGCACCAATATGGCCGCGGCCTCGGGCGCCCGGACCTGGCTGATCCACGCCCCGGACGATTGGCACCTGCTGGCGACGGACCGCTACCCCTTCTATCCGCGCGTCCGCACCTTCGCGACCGGCGGCTTCGACGGCTGGCCCCGGGCCATCGCCGAGGTCCGCGCGGCGCTCGATCAGGTCGTTAAGTCCGGCTTCTGA
- a CDS encoding YfbR-like 5'-deoxynucleotidase, translating into MLSGRRLDLLDPSPFDIEIGDIAHGLARVARWNGQTIGEHAFSVAQHSCVVEEIAVHMKPDLDPKWRLAALLHDASEYVIGDMISPFKAALGVSYKAFEARLEDAIHVRFGLPPKSPVAIKTLIKKADRACAFFEATQLAGFGRAESLKIFGAPPAGYDLTIDPLPAPIAQARYLERFRVLGEAVGIMPAPDAWHTE; encoded by the coding sequence ATGCTGTCCGGTCGCCGTCTCGACCTGCTCGATCCCTCGCCCTTCGACATCGAGATCGGCGACATCGCCCACGGCCTGGCCCGCGTGGCCCGCTGGAACGGCCAGACCATCGGCGAGCACGCCTTCTCGGTGGCCCAGCACTCCTGCGTGGTCGAGGAGATCGCGGTCCATATGAAGCCGGATCTCGACCCCAAATGGCGCCTGGCCGCCCTGCTGCATGACGCCTCGGAGTACGTCATCGGCGACATGATCTCCCCCTTCAAGGCGGCGCTCGGCGTCAGCTACAAGGCCTTCGAGGCCCGGCTGGAGGACGCCATCCACGTCCGCTTCGGCCTGCCGCCCAAGTCGCCTGTGGCCATCAAGACCCTGATCAAGAAGGCCGACCGGGCCTGCGCCTTCTTCGAGGCGACCCAGCTGGCCGGCTTCGGCCGCGCCGAGTCGCTCAAGATCTTCGGGGCCCCGCCGGCGGGCTACGACCTGACCATCGACCCCCTGCCCGCCCCGATCGCCCAGGCCCGCTACCTCGAGCGCTTCCGCGTCCTCGGCGAGGCCGTCGGCATCATGCCCGCTCCCGACGCCTGGCATACGGAGTAG
- a CDS encoding SDR family NAD(P)-dependent oxidoreductase has translation MYLDLFKLPGRVAFVTGGASGIGLSCVDALAEAGARVVIADRNPAAIETAVAEMTAKGHSVEGLTLDVTDADAVQAAADDVVARHGRIDVLVNNAGIARSEIAAEDMEDERWLDVLNVNLNGSFWCARAFGRHMLAQGSGSIVNVGSMSGFIVNRPQGQAHYNASKAAVHQMTKSLAAEWAPRGVRVNAVAPTYIATPLNAFADREAPMYKRWIDSTPMARLGEPEEVASVVLFLASDAASLMTGSIVLADGGYSCW, from the coding sequence ATGTATCTCGATCTGTTCAAGCTCCCCGGCCGCGTGGCCTTCGTCACCGGCGGGGCCAGCGGCATCGGCCTGTCCTGCGTCGACGCCCTGGCCGAGGCCGGGGCCCGGGTGGTCATCGCCGACCGCAACCCGGCCGCCATCGAAACCGCCGTCGCGGAGATGACCGCCAAGGGCCATTCGGTCGAAGGTCTGACGCTGGACGTCACCGACGCCGACGCCGTTCAGGCCGCCGCCGACGACGTGGTCGCCCGCCACGGCCGCATCGACGTCCTGGTCAACAATGCCGGCATCGCCCGCAGCGAGATCGCTGCCGAGGACATGGAGGACGAGCGCTGGCTCGACGTCCTCAACGTCAATCTGAACGGCAGCTTCTGGTGCGCCCGCGCCTTCGGCCGTCACATGCTGGCCCAGGGCTCGGGCAGCATCGTCAACGTCGGCTCGATGAGCGGCTTCATCGTCAACCGGCCGCAGGGTCAGGCCCACTACAACGCCTCCAAGGCGGCCGTGCACCAGATGACGAAGTCGCTGGCCGCCGAATGGGCGCCGCGCGGGGTGCGGGTCAACGCCGTCGCCCCGACCTATATCGCCACCCCGCTGAACGCCTTCGCCGACCGCGAGGCCCCGATGTACAAGCGCTGGATCGACTCCACCCCGATGGCGCGTCTGGGCGAGCCCGAGGAGGTCGCCTCGGTCGTCCTTTTCCTGGCCTCGGACGCCGCCAGCCTGATGACCGGCTCCATCGTCCTGGCGGACGGTGGATACAGCTGCTGGTGA
- a CDS encoding TonB-dependent receptor: protein MRLTTILAAGTAIATLMTCGAASAQTAQNAGPDGASQVDDVVVTARKREERLQDVPIAVTATSGETLEREQINLVKDVAALTPGLNISSDAVGRAFLAIRGVGNTLIDSVQPGVGIFIDGIYQPNTSYLNSPVVDVERIEVLRGPQGTLFGNNTLGGAINVITRAPTDHFEGRATASYAGPDNYQTYGASISGPIIEGSLRGRLAANYHTQDGFSENLLAGGNARPLETQAVNGTLVWEVPQAQRTELSLNAYWNRVTGSQTAYNTVNSPTNYVDDVLLNQNSIAEYTYSGINAKLVVDLTPNTTMTTILAYDDKDGRASGDGDFGAVPAIFVLDGRNDRQTYTGEARFDTNWNDRFSTLVGVFAQKSDNTDDISQTLDAGYLVLGLPLGLLVLPQHTIRDSELQSQAIYANGFYNLGSDWELSAGIRFDHQEVSIDGTVGQYTADEWEPRVTLRKTWNPQHSSYASISRGFRGGGANPAGAPNPFYQGDSVWTYELGDKFTNESRTLTLNSAIYFNDYSHYIGQNSLTPSLIAVNLNTGSVESYGVELEGVWTPNAMFQLKAGGTYNHARITDDSEYAAIIGHGLPSDRILFQPDVNGFVTGSFTYPLGSGELRTDLTASYKGERVGSTLSPTVFPTLEAYTIVNANVAYEWGNYTASIFATNLFDADYYDSYLDKSLLAAFGFPAALVHDLGITGDGRRVGVRLSAKF, encoded by the coding sequence ATGCGCCTGACCACCATCCTCGCCGCCGGCACGGCGATCGCCACCCTGATGACCTGCGGCGCCGCCAGCGCCCAGACTGCTCAGAATGCCGGTCCCGACGGCGCTTCCCAGGTCGACGACGTCGTCGTCACCGCGCGGAAACGCGAGGAACGTCTGCAGGACGTGCCGATCGCGGTCACGGCCACCAGCGGCGAAACCCTGGAGCGCGAGCAGATCAATCTGGTCAAGGACGTCGCCGCCCTGACCCCGGGCCTGAACATCTCCTCCGACGCCGTCGGCCGAGCCTTCCTGGCCATCCGGGGCGTGGGCAACACCCTGATCGACAGCGTCCAACCCGGCGTCGGCATCTTCATCGACGGCATCTACCAGCCCAACACCTCCTATCTGAACAGCCCCGTCGTGGACGTGGAGCGGATCGAGGTGCTGCGCGGTCCGCAAGGGACCCTGTTCGGCAACAACACCCTGGGCGGCGCGATCAACGTCATCACCCGCGCTCCGACCGACCATTTCGAAGGCCGCGCCACGGCGTCCTACGCCGGGCCGGACAACTATCAGACCTACGGCGCGAGCATCTCGGGCCCGATCATCGAGGGCAGCCTGCGCGGCCGTCTGGCGGCGAACTATCACACCCAGGACGGCTTCTCGGAGAACCTGCTGGCCGGCGGTAACGCTCGCCCGCTGGAGACCCAGGCCGTCAACGGAACCCTTGTCTGGGAAGTCCCGCAAGCCCAGCGCACTGAGCTCAGCCTCAACGCCTACTGGAACCGGGTGACCGGCTCCCAGACGGCGTACAACACGGTCAACAGCCCGACCAACTACGTCGACGACGTCCTGCTGAACCAGAACTCGATCGCCGAGTACACCTACTCGGGGATCAACGCCAAACTGGTGGTCGACCTGACGCCGAACACGACCATGACCACCATCCTGGCCTATGACGACAAGGACGGCCGGGCTTCGGGCGACGGCGACTTCGGGGCCGTGCCGGCGATCTTCGTCCTCGACGGCCGCAATGACCGCCAGACCTACACCGGGGAAGCCCGCTTCGACACCAACTGGAACGACCGCTTCTCGACCCTGGTCGGCGTCTTCGCCCAGAAGTCCGACAACACCGACGACATCAGCCAGACGCTGGACGCCGGCTATCTGGTGCTCGGCCTGCCGCTCGGCCTGCTGGTCCTGCCGCAACACACCATCCGCGACAGCGAGCTGCAGTCCCAGGCCATCTACGCCAACGGCTTCTACAACCTCGGCTCGGACTGGGAGCTGTCGGCCGGCATCCGCTTCGACCACCAGGAAGTCTCGATCGACGGCACCGTCGGCCAGTACACCGCCGACGAATGGGAGCCCCGGGTCACCCTGCGCAAGACCTGGAACCCGCAGCACTCGAGCTATGCCTCGATCTCGCGCGGCTTCCGCGGCGGCGGCGCAAACCCGGCCGGCGCGCCCAACCCCTTCTATCAGGGCGACTCGGTCTGGACCTATGAGCTCGGCGACAAGTTCACCAACGAGAGTCGCACCCTGACGCTGAACTCGGCCATCTACTTCAATGACTACAGCCACTACATCGGCCAGAACTCGCTGACGCCCAGCCTGATCGCGGTGAACCTGAACACCGGTTCGGTCGAGAGCTACGGCGTCGAGCTGGAAGGGGTCTGGACGCCGAATGCGATGTTCCAGCTCAAGGCGGGCGGCACCTACAACCACGCCCGGATCACCGACGACAGCGAATACGCCGCCATCATCGGCCACGGCCTGCCCTCGGACCGGATCCTGTTCCAGCCGGACGTCAACGGCTTCGTGACCGGCAGCTTCACGTATCCGCTGGGCTCCGGCGAACTGCGCACCGACCTGACGGCCAGCTACAAGGGCGAACGCGTCGGCTCGACCCTCAGCCCGACCGTCTTCCCGACGCTGGAGGCCTATACGATCGTCAACGCCAACGTCGCCTATGAGTGGGGCAACTACACCGCCTCGATCTTCGCGACCAACCTGTTCGACGCCGACTACTATGACAGCTATCTCGACAAGTCCCTGCTGGCGGCCTTCGGCTTCCCGGCGGCTCTGGTCCACGACCTGGGCATCACGGGCGACGGGCGGCGGGTCGGCGTGCGGCTGAGCGCGAAGTTCTAG
- a CDS encoding NUDIX hydrolase: MAFGGEHGVRISLSAVVMALRDPPRGGRLCVLTTGAGEAVALPSGPFDPAHDRTFELSLRAFVTAQTGFRPGFVEQLYTFGDAGRESPRAAPGPDRAREISVGYLALTREAATADAAEAHWTPVLDAFPWEDRRDPKDPARVLIAEALRDWAGADARRLARAEGLFALAPGARWNEERVLERYELLYEAGLVPEAARDRNQPCPAALPGLAMASDHRRILATGLGRLRSKLKYRPVLFELAPETFTLSGLQSAAEAVAGLPLHKQNFRRGVERTGLVEATGRLSAATGGRPAELFRFTGADPQGGQAPGLALPAQR, from the coding sequence ATGGCCTTCGGGGGCGAGCACGGCGTCAGGATCAGCCTCTCGGCGGTCGTCATGGCCCTGCGGGATCCGCCGCGCGGCGGGCGGCTTTGCGTCCTGACCACCGGCGCCGGCGAGGCTGTGGCCCTGCCGTCCGGCCCCTTCGACCCGGCCCATGACCGCACCTTCGAGCTGTCCCTGCGCGCCTTCGTCACGGCCCAGACCGGCTTCCGCCCGGGCTTCGTGGAGCAGCTCTACACCTTCGGCGACGCGGGCCGCGAGAGCCCCCGCGCCGCCCCCGGCCCCGACCGGGCCCGCGAGATCTCGGTCGGCTATCTGGCCCTGACGCGCGAGGCCGCGACCGCCGACGCCGCCGAGGCCCACTGGACCCCCGTGCTGGACGCCTTCCCCTGGGAGGACCGCCGCGACCCGAAGGACCCCGCCCGCGTCCTGATCGCCGAGGCCCTGCGCGACTGGGCCGGCGCCGACGCCCGCCGTCTCGCCCGCGCCGAGGGCCTGTTCGCCCTCGCCCCCGGCGCCCGCTGGAACGAGGAGCGGGTGCTGGAGCGCTATGAGCTGCTCTATGAAGCCGGCCTGGTCCCCGAGGCCGCTCGCGACCGCAACCAGCCCTGCCCGGCGGCCCTGCCCGGCCTGGCCATGGCCTCGGACCACCGCCGCATCCTGGCGACCGGCCTCGGCCGCCTGCGTTCCAAGCTCAAGTACCGCCCGGTCCTGTTCGAACTGGCGCCGGAGACCTTCACCCTGTCGGGCCTCCAGTCCGCCGCCGAAGCCGTGGCCGGTCTGCCGCTCCACAAGCAGAACTTCCGCCGCGGCGTCGAGCGCACCGGTCTCGTCGAGGCCACCGGTCGGCTCAGCGCCGCCACCGGCGGCCGCCCCGCCGAGCTCTTCCGCTTCACCGGCGCCGACCCGCAAGGCGGCCAGGCCCCCGGCCTCGCCCTCCCCGCCCAGCGCTAG